A region from the Hirundo rustica isolate bHirRus1 chromosome 20, bHirRus1.pri.v3, whole genome shotgun sequence genome encodes:
- the SPTAN1 gene encoding spectrin alpha chain, non-erythrocytic 1 isoform X4 produces the protein MDPSGVKVLETAEDIQERRQQVLDRYHRFKELSSLRRQKLEDSYRFQFFQRDADELEKWIQEKLQIASDENYKDPSNLQGKLQKHQAFEAEVQANSGAIIKLDETGNQMINESHFASETIRTRLQELHRLWELLMEKMREKGVKLLQAQKLVQYLRECEDVLDWINDKEAIVTSEELGQDLEHVEVLQKKFEEFQTDLAAHEERVNEVNQFAGKLIQETHPEEELIKSKQDEVNASWQRLKGLALQRQGKLFGAAEVQRFNRDVDETISWIKEKGQLMASDDFGRDLASVQALLRKHEGLERDLAALEDKVKALCAEADRLQQSHPINASQIQVKREELIANWEQIRTLAAERHARLNDSYRLQRFLADFRDLTSWVTEMKALINADELANDVAGAEALLDRHQEHKGEIDAHEDSFKSADESGQALLSAGHYASDEVKEKLTILSDERSALLELWELRRQQYEQCMDLQLFYRDTEQVDNWMSKQEAFLLNEDLGDSLDSVEALLKKHEDFEKSLSAQEEKITALDEFATKLIQNNHYAMEDVATRRDALLSRRNALHERAMHRRAQLADSFHLQQFFRDSDELKSWVNEKMKTATDEAYKDPSNLQGKVQKHQAFEAELSANQSRIDALEKAGQKLIDVKHYASDEVAARMNEVISLWKKLLEATELKGIKLREANQQQQFNRNVEDIELWLYEVEGHLASDDYGKDLTNVQNLQKKHALLEADVAAHQDRIDGITIQARQFQEAGHFDADNIKKKQEALVARYEALKDPMVARKQKLADSLRLQQLFRDIEDEETWIREKEPIAASTNRGKDLIGVQNLLKKHQALQAEIAGHEPRIKAVTQKGNAMVEEGHFAAEDVKIKLNELNQKWDSLKAKASQRRQDLEDSLQAQQYFADANEAESWMREKEPIVGSTDYGKDEDSAEALLKKHEALMSDLSAYGSSIQALREQAQSCRQQVAPTDDETGKELVLALYDYQEKSPREVTMKKGDILTLLNSTNKDWWKVEVNDRQGFVPAAYVKKLDPAQSASRENLLEEQGSIALRQEQIDNQTLITKEVGSVSLRMKQVEELYHSLLELGEKRKGMLEKSCKKFMLFREANELQQWINEKEAALTSEEVGADLEQVEVLQKKFDDFQKDLKANESRLKDINKVAKDLESEGLMADEVQAVQQQEVYGMMPRDETDSKTASPWKSARLMVHTVATFNSIKELNERWRSLQQLAEERSQLLGSAHEVQRFHRDADETKEWIEEKNQALNTDNYGHDLASVQALQRKHEGFERDLAALGDKVNSLGETAQRLIQSHPESAEDLQEKCTELNQAWNSLGKRADQRKEKLGDSHDLQRFLSDFRDLMSWINGIRGLVSSDELAKDVTGAEALLERHQEHRTEIDARAGTFQAFEQFGQQLLAHGHYASPEIKEKLDILDQERTDLEKAWVQRRMMLDQCLELQLFHRDCEQAENWMAAREAFLNTEDKGDSLDSVEALIKKHEDFDKAINVQEEKIAVLQSFADQLIAADHYAKGVIANRRNEVLDRWLRLKAQMIEKRSKLGESQTLQQFSRDVDEIEAWISEKLQTASDESYKDPTNIQSKHQKHQAFEAELHANADRIRGVIDMGNSLIERGACAGSEDAVKARLAALADQWQFLVQKSAEKSQKLKEANKQQNFNTGIKDFDFWLSEVEALLASEDYGKDLASVNNLLKKHQLLEADISAHEDRLKDLNSQADSLMTSSAFDTSQVKDKRETINGRFQRIKGMASARRAKLNESHRLHQFFRDMDDEESWIKEKKLLVSSEDYGRDLTGVQNLRKKHKRLEAELAAHEPAIQGVLDTGKKLSDDNTIGKEEIQQRLAQFVDHWKELKQLAAARGQRLEESLEYQQFVANVEEEEAWINEKMTLVASEDYGDTLAAIQGLLKKHEAFETDFTVHKDRVNDVCANGEDLIKKNNHHEANITAKMKGLRGKVSDLEKAAAQRKAKLDENSAFLQFNWKADVVESWIGEKENSLKTDDYGRDLSSVQTLLTKQETFDAGLQAFQQEGIANITALKDQLLAAKHIQSKAIEARHASLMKRWNQLLANSAARKKKLLEAQEHFRKVEDLFLTFAKKASAFNSWFENAEEDLTDPVRCNSLEEIKALREAHDAFRSSLSSAQADFNQLAELDRQIKSFRVASNPYTWFTMEALEETWRNLQKIIKERELELQKEQRRQEENDKLRQEFAQHANAFHQWIQETRTYLLDGIAYRRVIRVYQYEVGDDLSGRSCMVEESGTLESQLEATKRKHQEIRAMRSQLKKIEDLGAAMEEALILDNKYTEHSTVGLAQQWDQLDQLGMRMQHNLEQQIQARNTTGVTEEALKEFSMMFKHFDKDKSGRLNHQEFKSCLRSLGYDLPMVEEGEPDPEFESILDTVDPNRDGHVSLQEYMAFMISRETENVKSSEEIESAFRALSSEGKPYVTKEELYQNLTREQADYCISHMKPYMDGKGRELPSAYDYIEFTRSLFVN, from the exons GGGAAGCTGCAGAAGCACCAAGCCTTTGAAGCTGAGGTGCAGGCCAATTCAGGAGCCATCATTAAACTGGATGAGACTGGAAATCAGATGATTAATGAAAGCCATTTTGCATCTGAAACCATAAGA ACTcgactgcaggagctgcaccgACTATGGGAATTACTGATGGAAAAGATGAGAGAGAAGGGAGTCAAATTATTGCAGGCACAGAAGCTGGTGCAATATTTACGGGAATGTGAAGATGTCTTGGACTGGATCAATGATAAG GAAGCAATAGTGACATCAGAAGAGCTTGGACAGGACTTAGAGCATGTAGAAGTTTTGCAGAAGAAGTTTGAAGAGTTCCAGACAGACCTTGCAGCTCATGAAGAAAGAGTAAATGAAGTGAACCAGTTTGCTGGCAAACTTATCCAG GAAACACACCCTGAAGAGGAACTGATAAAGTCCAAACAAGATGAAGTAAATGCAAGCTGGCAGCGTCTTAAGGGGCTTGCCCTTCAGAGGCAAGGAAAACTCTTTGGGGCAGCTGAAGTTCAACGTTTCAACAG GGATGTGGATGAAACAATCAGCTGGATTAAGGAGAAAGGGCAGTTGATGGCCTCAGATGATTTTGGCAGAGACTTAGCCAGTGTGCAGGCACTACTGCGCAAGCACGAAGGCCTGGAAAGAGACCTGGCAGCTCTGGAAGATAAG GTGAAGGCCCTGTGTGCAGAAGCTGACCGTCTGCAGCAGTCTCACCCAATTAATGCTTCCCAAATTCAAGTGAAACGGGAGGAGCTCATTGCCAACTGGGAGCAGATCCGGACGCTGGCAGCGGAGCGGCACGCTCGCCTCAACGACTCCTACAg GCTGCAGCGCTTTCTGGCAGATTTCCGAGACCTCACCAGCTGGGTGACTGAGATGAAGGCTCTGATAAATGCTGATGAACTTGCCAATGATGTGGCTGGGGCAGAAGCTCTTCTAGACAGACATCAGGAACATAAG GGAGAAATTGATGCCCATGAAGACAGCTTCAAATCTGCTGATGAGTCAGGCCAggctttgctctctgctgggcaCTACGCTTCTGATGAAGTTAAAGAAAAG CTGACCATCCTCTCAGATGAAAGGTCTGCCTTGCTGGAACTGTGGGAGCTCCGCAGACAGCAGTATGAGCAGTGCATGGACCTGCAGCTTTTCTACAGAGACACCGAACAAGTTGACAACTGGATGAGCAAACAAGAG GCATTTCTGCTGAATGAGGACCTTGGCGATTCTCTGGACAGTGTGGAGGCTCTTCTAAAGAAGCATGAAGACTTTGAGAAATCCCTAAGTGCCCAAGAGGAGAAAATCACA GCATTAGATGAGTTTGCTACTAAGTTGATTCAGAATAACCACTATGCCATGGAGGATGTTGCTACACGCCGAGATGCT ctgctgagcCGCCGAAATGCCCTTCATGAAAGAGCCATGCACCGCCGCGCTCAGCTGGCGGATTCTTTCCATCTGCAGCAGTTTTTCCGAGATTCTGATGAGCTCAAGAGCTGGGTTAATGAGAAGATGAAAACTGCTACTGATGAGGCCTACAAG GATCCATCAAACTTACAAGGTAAAGTTCAGAAACACCAGGCTTTTGAGGCAGAGCTGTCTGCTAACCAGAGTCGCATCGATGCTCTGGAGAAAGCCGGCCAGAAGCTGATCGATGTCAAGCACTACGCGTCCGATGAGGTGGCAGCTCGCATGAACGAAGTCATCAGCTTGTGGAAGAAACTTCTAGAGGCCACTGAGCTCAAAG GTATCAAACTGCGAGAAGccaatcagcagcagcagtttaatCGCAACGTGGAGGACATTGAGCTCTGGCTGTATGAAGTAGAAGGACACTTGGCTTCTGATGATTATGGAAAAGATCTTACTAATGTTCAGAAtctgcagaagaaacacgcGCTGCTAGAGGCAGATGTTGCTGCCCATCAG GATCGGATAGATGGCATTACCATCCAGGCACGCCAGTTCCAGGAGGCTGGGCACTTTGATGCTGACAATatcaagaaaaaacaagaagcTTTAGTGGCTCGTTATGAAGCTCTGAAGGACCCCATGGTAGCTCGCAAGCAGAAACTCGCAGATTCTCTTCgcctgcagcagcttttccgTGACATTGAGGACGAAGAGACCTGGATTAGGGAAAAGGAACCCATTGCAGCTTCAACAAACCGAG GCAAGGACTTAATTGGTGTCCAGAATCTGCTGAAGAAGCACCAGGCTTTGCAGGCAGAGATTGCAGGCCATGAACCTCGCATTAAAGCAGTCACACAGAAGGGAAATGCTATGGTGGAAGAAG GACACTTTGCAGCTGAGGATGTGAAAATCAAACTGAATGAGCTGAACCAGAAGTGGGACTCTCTGAAAGCCAAAGCATCTCAGCGTCGACAGGACCTGGAGGAttccctgcaggctcagcagTACTTTGCTGATGCTAATGAGGCTGAATCCTGGATGAGGGAAAAGGAGCCCATTGTAGGCAGTACAGACTATGGGAAAGATGAAGACTCTGCTGAG GCTCTCCTGAAGAAACATGAAGCTTTGATGTCTGATCTCTCTGCTTATGGCAGCAGCATCCAGGCATTGAGGGAACAGGCCCAGTCATGCAGG caaCAAGTTGCTCCCACAGATGATGAAACTGGGAAAGAGCTCGTTCTGGCACTCTATGATTACCAGGAGAAGAGTCCCCGGGAGGTGACAATGAAGAAGGGAGATATCCTCACCTTACTCAACAGCACCAACAAG GACTGGTGGAAGGTGGAAGTCAATGACCGTCAGGGATTTGTGCCAGCTGCCTATGTGAAAAAACTGGATCCTGCTCAGTCTGCATCCCGAGAGAAcctcctggaggagcagggcagcataGCACTGCGGCAGGAGCAAATTGACAACCA GACTCTCATTACTAAGGAGGTCGGCAGTGTATCTCTGCGTATGAAACAGGTCGAAGAACT GTATCACTCTCTCCTGGAACTGGGAGAAAAACGTAAAGGCATGTTGGAAAAAAGCTGCAAGAAGTTCATGCTTTTCCGTGAAGCCAACGAGCTCCAGCAGTGGATCAATGAGAAGGAAGCAGCACTCACCAGTGAGGAAGTGGGTGCTGATCTGGAGCAGGTGGAGgttctgcagaagaaatttgATGATTTTCAGAAG GATCTCAAAGCCAACGAGTCACGCCTGAAGGATATAAACAAGGTTGCCAAGGACCTGGAGTCAGAAGGGCTGATGGCAGATGAAGTACAAGCAGTACAGCAACAG GAAGTCTATGGGATGATGCCCAGG GATGAAACTGATTCTAAGACAGCCTCTCCTTGGAAG TCTGCACGTTTGATGGTACACACTGTGGCAACCTTCAACTCAATCAAG GAGCTGAATGAGCGCTGGagatccctgcagcagctggcagaggagaggagccaGTTGTTGGGCAGTGCCCACGAGGTCCAGAGATTCCACAG AGATGCTGATGAAACCAAAGAATGGATAGAGGAGAAGAATCAAGCATTAAATACAGACAACTATGGGCACGACCTGGCCAGTGTTCAGGCTCTGCAGCGCAAACATGAAGGCTTTGAGAGAGACTTGGCAGCTCTGGGAGACAAG GTGAATTCTCTTGGTGAAACTGCCCAGCGTCTGATCCAATCACATCCAGAATCTGCTGAAGACCTCCAAGAAAAATGCACTGAGTTGAATCAGGCTTGGAATAGTCTGGGGAAACGTGCTGACCAGCGCAAAGAGAAGCTTGGAGATTCTCATGACCTGCAGCGTTTCCTCAGTGACTTCAG GGATCTCATGTCTTGGATCAACGGAATCCGGGGCCTGGTCTCCTCAGATGAACTCGCAAAGGATGTGACTGGAGCTGAAGCTTTATTGGAAAGGCACCAG GAACACCGCACGGAAATAGATGCAAGAGCTGGCACTTTCCAGGCATTTGAACAGTTTGGACAACAACTTCTAGCCCATGGACACTATGCCAGCCCAGAGATCAAGGAGAAACTGGATATTCTGGACCAAGAACGGACAGACCTGGAGAAGGCCTGGGTGCAGCGCAGGATGATGCTGGACCAGTGCCTGGAACTACAG ctgtTTCATCGGGACTGTGAACAAGCAGAAAACTGGATGGCTGCCCGGGAGGCTTTCCTAAATACAGAGGATAAAGGAGACTCCTTAGACAGCGTGGAGGCACTCATCAAGAAACACGAAGATTTTGATAAAGCAATCAATGTCCAG GAAGAGAAAATTGCTGTCCTGCAGTCCTTTGCTGACCAGCTGATTGCTGCAGATCATTATGCCAAGGGAGTCATTGCCAACAGACGCAACGAGGTCCTGGACAG GTGGCTTCGTCTGAAAGCTCAAATGATTGAGAAGAGATCGAAGCTGGGAGAGTCTCAGACCCTCCAGCAGTTCAGTCGTGATGTGGATGAAATAGAAGCCTGGATCAGTGAAAAGCTCCAGACTGCAAGTGATGAGTCCTATAAGGATCCCACAAATATCCAG AGCAAACACCAGAAGCACCAGGCCTTTGAAGCCGAGCTCCACGCCAACGCCGACCGCATCCGCGGCGTCATCGACATGGGCAACTCCCTCATCGAGAGGGGCGCGTGCGCCGGCAGCGAGGACGCCGTCAAG GCACgcctggctgccctggctgaCCAGTGGCAATTCCTGGTACAGAAATCAGCAGAGAAGAGTCAGAAACTGAAAGAAGCTAATAAGCAACAGAATTTCAATACTGGAATCAAGGACTTTGACTTTTGGCTTTCAGAG GTGGAGGCTTTGTTGGCATCTGAAGACTATGGGAAGGACTTGGCATCCGTTAACAACCTTCTGAAAAAACACCAGTTACTGGAAGCTGATATATCAGCTCATGAG GACCGCCTGAAGGACCTGAACAGCCAGGCTGACAGCCTGATGACCAGCAGTGCCTTTGACACGTCCCAAGTGAAGGACAAACGCGAGACCATCAACGGGCGCTTCCAGCGCATCAAGGGCATGGCCAGCGCCCGCCGCGCCAAACTCAATGAGAGCCACCGCCTGCACCAGTTCTTCCGTGACATGGACGACGAGGAGTCCTGGATCAA agaaaagaaactgtTGGTTAGCTCAGAGGACTACGGCAGAGACCTGACCGGTGTGCAGAATCTGAGGAAGAAACACAAGCGCTTGGAAGCAGAATTAGCTGCCCACGAACCTGCTATCCAG GGTGTTCTGGACACGGGTAAGAAGCTTTCAGATGACAACACAATTGGAAAGGAGGAGATACAGCAGAGACTGGCTCAGTTTGTGGATCACTGGAAAGAGTTAAAACAGTTGGCAGCTGCCAG GGGTCAGCGTCTGGAGGAGTCTCTGGAGTATCAGCAGTTTGTAGCAAATGTTGAGGAAGAAGAAGCCTGGATCAATGAGAAAATGACACTGGTAGCCAGTGAGGATTATGGGGACACACTTGCTGCGATCCAG GGCTTGCTGAAGAAGCACGAGGCATTTGAGACTGATTTTACTGTCCACAAGGACAGAGTGAATGATGTCTGTGCTAATGGAGAGGATCTCATTAAAAAG AACAATCACCACGAGGCCAACATCACTGCCAAGATGAAGGGGCTCAGAGGCAAGGTGTCAGATctggagaaagcagcagctcagaggaaAGCCAAACTGGATGAGAACTCAGCCTTCCTCCAGTTCAACTGGAAAGCAGATGTGGTGGAGTCGTGGATAG gagagaaggaaaacagtctGAAGACAGATGATTACGGACGTGATCTCTCTTCAGTGCAAACCTTGCTCACCAAACAG GAAACGTTTGATGCTGGACTTCAGGCTTTCCAGCAGGAGGGAATTGCAAACATCACTGCTCTGAAAGACCAGCTGCTTGCAGCCAAGCACATCCAGTCCAAGGCCATCGAGGCCCGGCACGCTTCCTTGATGAAACGCTGGAATCAGCTACTGGCTAATTCTGCtgccaggaaaaagaaactctTGGAGGCTCAGGAGCACTTCAGAAAG GTTGAGGATCTGTTCCTGACTTTCGCAAAGAAGGCCTCTGCCTTCAACAGTTGGTTTGAGAATGCTGAGGAGGACCTGACGGATCCTGTGCGCTGCAACTCACTGGAGGAAATCAAAGCCCTGAGAGAAGCTCACGACGCTTTCCGTTCCTCCCTAAGTTCTGCCCAAGCTGATTTCAaccagctggcagagcttgatCGTCAGATCAAGAGCTTCCGTGTGGCCTCCAACCCCTACACTTGGTTCACTATGGAGGCTCTTGAAGAAACCTGGAGGAATCTGCAGAAAATTATCAAG GAACGTGaactggagctgcagaaggagcagcgaaggcaggaagaaaatgacaaaCTGCGTCAGGAATTTGCTCAGCATGCCAATGCCTTCCATCAGTGGATTCAGGAGACCAG GACTTACCTGCTAGATGG CATAGCATATCGTCGTGTCATTCGTGTCTATCAGTATGAAGTTGGGGATGATCTATCTggaag GTCATGTATGGTGGAGGAATCAGGAACACTGGAGTCACAGCTGGAAGCTACTAAA CGTAAGCACCAAGAAATCCGAGCTATGAGGAGCCAGCTGAAGAAGATTGAGGACCTTGGCGCAGCCATGGAAGAGGCACTTATCTTGGACAACAAATACACAGAACACAGCActgtggggctggcacagcagtggGACCAGCTGGACCAGCTGGGAATGAGGATGCAACACAACCTGGAACAGCAGATCCAAGCCCG GAACACCACTGGAGTCACCGAGGAGGCCCTGAAGGAGTTCAGCATGATGTTCAA GCACTTTGACAAGGACAAATCTGGACGACTTAATCACCAGGAGTTTAAGTCTTGCTTGCGCTCTCTTGGCTACGATCTGCCCATGGTTGAGGAAGGAGAGCCAGACCCTGAGTTTGAGTCTATTCTTGACACTGTAGATCCCAACAG ggatggacacGTCTCGCTGCAGGAGTACATGGCCTTCATGATCAGCCGGGAAACGGAGAACGTGAAATCCAGCGAGGAGATCGAGAGCGCTTTCCGTGCCCTCAGCTCTGAGGGGAAGCCCTACGTGACCAAGGAGGAGCTCTACCAG aACCTGACCCGGGAACAGGCCGATTATTGCATCTCTCACATGAAACCCTACATGGATGGCAAGGGCAGGGAACTGCCTTCTGCCTACGACTACATAGAATTTACACGTTCACTCTTTGTGAATTGA